One stretch of Alcaligenes aquatilis DNA includes these proteins:
- a CDS encoding precorrin-2 dehydrogenase/sirohydrochlorin ferrochelatase family protein, producing MNVFPLFFNLTGKAVVVVGGGSVAERKVRLLLRAGARVTVVAPEQTPWLRASAQAGALSSLFTAFVAEHIREAWLVIAATGRREINRIVAQAADALHLPCNVVDDGQLSTVQVPAMIDRSPLMIAVSSAGSAPVLARRVREWIESELPESVGDLAGLLARRRADIKQAFPEVHTRRHFFDYVLDGHIPDLLAQGKSTEALAAFDDALQKQTPQQHVQVTILPIADLEAVDLLTLRALRKLNQADWVLYLPLILPAILEKARRDARLMALDQAGVVLQDTLLNQAFWTPLCRSWAPGERIVIAWKSSWDVQPLLELLKQQGLSCELA from the coding sequence ATGAATGTGTTTCCCTTGTTCTTCAATCTGACTGGCAAAGCCGTTGTTGTTGTAGGTGGCGGCTCGGTTGCCGAACGTAAAGTTCGGCTCTTGTTACGTGCAGGAGCGCGGGTGACGGTGGTTGCACCGGAACAGACTCCCTGGTTACGGGCCAGCGCGCAAGCAGGGGCGCTAAGCAGCTTGTTCACTGCTTTTGTCGCCGAGCATATTCGCGAGGCCTGGCTGGTTATCGCGGCCACCGGACGACGAGAAATAAATCGTATCGTGGCTCAGGCGGCCGATGCCTTGCATCTGCCCTGTAATGTGGTTGATGACGGGCAACTGTCCACCGTGCAGGTTCCTGCCATGATCGACCGTTCGCCTTTAATGATTGCGGTTTCCTCGGCAGGGTCTGCACCTGTGCTGGCGCGGCGGGTTCGGGAGTGGATAGAAAGCGAGTTGCCTGAATCCGTAGGGGACTTGGCCGGTCTGCTGGCTCGTCGTCGAGCTGATATCAAGCAAGCTTTTCCCGAGGTGCATACTCGCCGTCATTTTTTTGACTACGTGCTTGATGGCCATATTCCTGACCTCCTGGCACAAGGAAAGTCCACCGAAGCATTGGCAGCTTTTGATGACGCCTTGCAGAAGCAGACTCCCCAGCAGCATGTTCAGGTCACCATTTTGCCTATCGCGGATTTGGAGGCCGTGGACTTGTTGACGCTGCGCGCTCTGCGAAAATTGAATCAGGCGGACTGGGTCTTGTACCTGCCTCTGATCCTGCCCGCGATTCTGGAAAAAGCACGCCGTGATGCCCGTTTGATGGCCTTGGATCAGGCCGGTGTGGTCTTGCAAGATACCCTGTTGAATCAGGCGTTCTGGACACCGCTATGCCGTTCATGGGCGCCAGGAGAGCGCATCGTCATTGCCTGGAAGTCTTCGTGGGATGTGCAACCTTTGCTTGAGCTGTTAAAGCAGCAAGGCTTGAGCTGTGAACTGGCTTAG
- the rnr gene encoding ribonuclease R: MNKKHQDSTEDRIQSTGRYELPPDFDPDTPTREVILAGLREDADGLTMQALAKKLGLGKEITVGFERRVRAMERDGQLLISPEGKIRKNSQTGFIAGKVLGHRDGFGFLQRDDGQPDLFLSPREMAKVLHGDHVMVRIVGEYRGKPDASIVEVTARHTSKLVGRFLRERGTFIVVPEDQRIKHDILIPSGDQGEAEPGQVVTVEITQQPERHRQPLGRVIEVLGEIDDPGMEIEIAVRKFEVPVDFSEKALKQAARIPAKVKPSEYKGRVDLRDVPFITIDGEDARDFDDAVYCERVDIGTGKRSRWAWRLLVAIADVSHYVRSGDALDEDALERGTSVYFPRRVIPMLPESLSNGICSLNPSVDRLVMVCDMVVLADGPKSGTVSAYQFYEAVIHSHARTTYSDIWSALQQPTGPAAAQIQHVLEPVQNLYSLYRLLAEQRTARGAIDFDTVETKIVCNPLGRIERIEPLVRNDAHKLIEECMLAANTCAADFIARSRRNGLYRVHEGPTPPKLEALREYLRSLGLTLEGGDEPTSADYAKVVAAARGRSDFAIIQTMCLRSMQQAIYSPEKTGHFGLAYSQYAHFTSPIRRYPDLLVHRVIKGILKGQRYIPAIAEEPGDAALPASKRDFARWEKLGALLSARERRADEASKDVEAWLKCWFVKEHVGEEYSGKISGVTSFGLFVTLDTLYVEGLVHVSELGADYFQYNETSNELRGERTGLRYRLTDAVQVQVARVDLEARRIEFRLVKGVGYKAVKAAAEGSDPSERPIKKAASTKPLALKGTTASQRRASQKQAERDEKRSTEKAAKSAKSTRSPRGRRR, translated from the coding sequence TTGAATAAAAAACATCAAGACAGTACTGAGGACCGTATTCAATCAACGGGCCGTTATGAGTTGCCGCCTGACTTTGACCCGGATACCCCGACGCGGGAAGTGATCTTGGCGGGGCTGCGCGAGGATGCAGACGGCCTGACCATGCAGGCTCTGGCGAAAAAGCTGGGCCTGGGCAAAGAAATTACGGTGGGTTTTGAGCGGCGTGTACGCGCAATGGAGCGCGATGGGCAATTGCTTATTTCCCCCGAAGGCAAAATTCGCAAAAACAGCCAAACTGGCTTTATCGCAGGCAAAGTGTTGGGCCATCGCGACGGTTTTGGTTTCTTGCAGCGCGACGATGGGCAGCCTGATCTGTTTTTGTCGCCACGAGAGATGGCCAAAGTGTTGCACGGCGACCACGTTATGGTGCGTATCGTCGGTGAATACCGTGGCAAACCAGATGCCTCGATTGTCGAAGTTACTGCGCGTCATACCAGTAAGCTGGTGGGCCGATTCTTGCGCGAGCGTGGCACGTTTATCGTGGTGCCCGAAGATCAGCGTATCAAGCACGACATCCTGATCCCAAGTGGAGATCAGGGCGAGGCCGAGCCCGGCCAGGTCGTCACGGTAGAGATCACCCAGCAGCCCGAGCGCCATCGCCAGCCTTTGGGGCGTGTCATTGAAGTGCTGGGGGAAATTGATGATCCCGGCATGGAAATCGAAATAGCGGTGCGCAAGTTTGAAGTGCCGGTCGATTTCTCCGAGAAGGCTCTCAAGCAGGCAGCCCGTATTCCTGCCAAGGTAAAGCCATCGGAATACAAAGGTCGCGTTGATCTGCGCGATGTCCCTTTCATCACCATTGATGGTGAAGACGCACGGGACTTTGATGATGCGGTGTATTGCGAACGCGTTGATATTGGCACGGGCAAACGCTCGCGCTGGGCGTGGCGATTGCTGGTGGCGATTGCCGATGTCAGCCATTACGTACGCTCCGGCGATGCCTTGGATGAAGACGCTCTGGAGCGGGGTACCAGCGTGTATTTCCCGCGCCGTGTGATCCCCATGTTGCCAGAAAGCCTGTCCAACGGGATCTGTTCTCTGAACCCGTCGGTAGACCGTCTGGTCATGGTGTGCGATATGGTCGTCTTGGCTGATGGTCCCAAGTCCGGCACCGTATCGGCCTATCAGTTTTATGAAGCGGTCATTCACTCACATGCGCGCACCACGTATTCCGATATCTGGAGCGCCCTGCAGCAGCCTACAGGTCCGGCCGCCGCACAGATTCAGCATGTGCTCGAACCTGTGCAGAACCTGTACTCCTTGTACCGTTTGTTGGCCGAGCAGCGCACTGCACGAGGTGCCATTGATTTTGATACGGTTGAAACCAAAATCGTGTGTAACCCCTTGGGTCGCATCGAGCGTATTGAACCTCTGGTTCGTAACGATGCCCACAAGCTGATCGAAGAGTGCATGTTGGCAGCCAACACCTGCGCAGCCGATTTCATTGCTCGTAGCCGTCGCAATGGTTTGTACCGTGTGCATGAGGGCCCAACGCCACCCAAGCTGGAAGCCTTGCGCGAATATTTACGTAGCTTGGGTCTGACCCTGGAAGGGGGCGACGAACCGACTTCTGCCGATTACGCCAAAGTGGTGGCCGCCGCTCGTGGTCGTTCCGACTTCGCCATTATTCAGACCATGTGCTTGCGTTCCATGCAGCAGGCTATTTACAGCCCGGAGAAAACGGGTCACTTTGGTCTGGCTTATTCACAATACGCTCACTTCACTTCGCCCATTCGCCGTTACCCGGACTTGCTGGTGCACCGCGTCATCAAGGGTATTTTGAAAGGCCAGCGCTACATTCCGGCGATTGCCGAAGAACCGGGCGATGCCGCCTTGCCAGCCAGCAAGCGTGATTTTGCACGCTGGGAAAAACTGGGTGCCTTGTTGTCGGCGCGCGAACGTCGTGCTGATGAGGCCTCTAAAGATGTGGAAGCCTGGCTCAAGTGCTGGTTTGTCAAAGAGCACGTGGGCGAGGAATACTCCGGCAAGATCAGTGGCGTAACCAGCTTTGGTTTGTTTGTAACGTTGGATACCTTGTATGTGGAGGGCCTGGTTCACGTCTCGGAGCTGGGCGCAGATTACTTCCAGTACAACGAAACCTCGAACGAGTTACGTGGTGAGCGCACTGGTCTGCGTTATCGTCTGACCGATGCGGTACAAGTGCAGGTCGCCCGTGTTGATCTGGAGGCGCGTCGTATTGAGTTCCGTCTGGTTAAAGGCGTGGGCTACAAAGCGGTGAAGGCGGCGGCCGAAGGGTCTGATCCGTCCGAGCGGCCCATCAAGAAAGCGGCTTCAACCAAGCCGCTGGCCTTGAAGGGCACCACGGCCTCCCAGCGACGAGCTTCTCAAAAGCAGGCCGAGCGGGATGAAAAACGCAGTACAGAGAAGGCAGCCAAGTCCGCCAAATCCACGCGCAGCCCTAGAGGGCGACGCCGATAG
- a CDS encoding PLP-dependent aminotransferase family protein, protein MFSLPITLSHTHSPPYKRQIARQIETLIYSGRLQEGNRLPSINRMASLLQVSKNTIMGAYDLLIDSNLIHSEPSRGFFVATPTRNGRSRLVPDFVMETAHCSRNLRTSTALASGVHVPAASVPVRFDFKIGRPSLHAFPLRQFIYLSNQLLRYAGTGMTDYPPPEGLWGLRLQIADYLAASKGILADPDHILITAGTQESLSLIAAHFLDENSCAVHESPGYNGFRHLLARHRTQGIPVPVDQHGLCTDQLPNRAVQLAFVTPSHQYPLGHTLTVPRRQELLAWASSSGALIIEDDYDGDFCYGPALPAPLKAMSPGQVIYLGSFSKTLGPGLRLGYMVCPPHLSQDFIARKALLNNGSPWLTQAILARFFDEYDYPRHLQYLRRRYLEQRNTLLQGLKKAWGNTGVVSGHNAGMHLAFRLPSQGPDAHHVAAAALRYGIRLYPLAQAASQEADGSDPRHLLFGYANLECSELQQAMQHLALIQARLNHG, encoded by the coding sequence ATGTTTTCTTTACCGATTACGCTCTCTCATACCCATAGCCCACCGTATAAGCGACAAATTGCACGTCAAATTGAAACCCTGATCTATTCGGGACGTTTGCAGGAAGGCAATCGCCTGCCCTCAATCAACCGTATGGCTTCTTTGCTGCAGGTTTCTAAAAACACGATCATGGGTGCCTATGATTTGCTAATCGACTCCAACCTGATTCATAGCGAACCCAGCCGGGGCTTTTTTGTCGCCACGCCCACCCGCAACGGGCGCAGTCGACTGGTGCCGGATTTTGTCATGGAGACGGCCCACTGTTCACGCAACCTGCGTACCAGCACGGCCCTGGCCAGCGGTGTTCATGTGCCCGCCGCCAGTGTGCCGGTTCGTTTTGATTTCAAGATTGGGCGCCCCTCGCTTCATGCCTTTCCGCTGCGCCAGTTCATTTATCTATCCAATCAACTATTGCGTTATGCAGGCACTGGTATGACGGACTATCCACCGCCTGAAGGTTTATGGGGTTTGCGGCTGCAAATTGCAGATTATCTGGCCGCCAGCAAAGGCATTTTGGCTGACCCGGACCACATCCTCATTACGGCAGGGACGCAGGAGTCCTTGAGCCTGATTGCGGCCCACTTTCTGGACGAAAACAGCTGTGCGGTGCACGAATCGCCTGGCTATAACGGCTTCAGGCATCTACTGGCACGCCATCGTACTCAGGGCATTCCCGTGCCTGTAGATCAACACGGCTTATGCACCGATCAATTGCCCAACAGGGCGGTCCAACTAGCCTTTGTCACGCCCTCCCATCAATACCCCTTGGGGCACACGCTGACAGTGCCGCGCAGGCAGGAGCTGCTGGCTTGGGCCAGCTCCAGCGGTGCTTTGATTATTGAGGACGACTACGACGGAGACTTCTGTTATGGCCCGGCCCTACCTGCGCCGCTCAAGGCCATGAGCCCCGGACAGGTAATTTACCTGGGTTCGTTCTCGAAAACATTGGGGCCTGGTTTGCGCTTGGGCTATATGGTCTGTCCACCCCATTTGAGCCAGGACTTTATTGCTCGCAAGGCCTTGCTCAACAATGGATCGCCCTGGTTAACACAAGCTATTCTGGCACGTTTTTTTGATGAGTATGACTATCCTCGGCACCTGCAGTATTTGCGTCGCCGTTACCTGGAGCAACGCAATACCCTGCTGCAGGGACTGAAAAAAGCATGGGGAAATACCGGAGTGGTCAGCGGACACAATGCTGGCATGCATCTGGCTTTCCGACTGCCTTCACAAGGCCCGGATGCCCATCACGTTGCTGCGGCAGCGCTTCGCTATGGCATACGCCTATACCCTTTGGCACAGGCCGCCAGCCAGGAAGCGGACGGCAGCGACCCACGCCATCTGCTATTTGGCTACGCGAATCTGGAGTGCAGCGAGTTACAACAAGCGATGCAGCATCTAGCCCTGATACAAGCCAGGCTGAACCATGGCTAG
- a CDS encoding nitrite reductase: MMTLAFLSTSVSAALAAPTQEQVRVDNLFQQNCAVCHAADRGGYIAPGLHSDRLVQSEIALRGTIMTGIPDTLMPPFVGRLPDEDIRALAKMIKNEPVVERSWDMDQIRASVKVLVDESTLPSKPNYEIDSVYDLMVIMARGRYGRGDGSNQARAVFINGKNNQKVGEIATVGAPHIMEFSPSHERWGYLKSDDGHVYKIDLYTLQIVRQAKVGLTGTGIALSKDGKWLALSSFVPNSMVILKADTLEPVKYLALEGEDPDGNFIKSAGGPIIGSRINNKFALTLRQAGQIWIIDPDKPDMPVTKLAKVGRMLHDTFLTPDGRYSMVASYDDNKYVAIDLKDDKVVRDIPAGCQPHAGSGAVTEVNGRMLAFGTNMGSCKLGSVVTAWDTKDFSVVKQIPVAGATESPAAHPNAPYVAVDIIDKDKRASWIQLIDKNTLSVAKTLDVGGHAFFPNYNRTGDYLYVSSGYWGDRLKIYDSRSLELVAEHKMESPSGIFSRARTRWLTIGQPETQKF; encoded by the coding sequence ATGATGACCCTGGCCTTCCTGTCTACCAGCGTCAGTGCGGCTCTGGCGGCACCGACGCAAGAGCAAGTGCGGGTAGACAACTTGTTTCAGCAAAACTGTGCGGTGTGTCACGCAGCCGACCGGGGAGGGTATATTGCTCCGGGCTTGCACAGTGATCGCCTGGTTCAAAGCGAGATTGCCTTGCGCGGCACCATCATGACTGGAATCCCGGATACCTTGATGCCGCCTTTTGTCGGACGTTTACCCGACGAGGATATTCGTGCCCTGGCCAAGATGATCAAGAACGAGCCCGTGGTGGAACGCAGTTGGGACATGGATCAAATTCGTGCCAGCGTGAAAGTACTGGTGGACGAATCCACCTTGCCCAGCAAGCCCAATTACGAGATCGACTCCGTCTACGACTTGATGGTCATCATGGCCCGGGGACGCTACGGTCGGGGGGATGGTTCTAATCAGGCACGCGCCGTTTTCATCAATGGCAAGAACAATCAGAAGGTAGGAGAAATCGCCACGGTTGGTGCGCCACATATCATGGAGTTCAGTCCCAGCCATGAGCGTTGGGGTTACCTGAAAAGCGATGATGGTCACGTCTACAAAATTGACCTGTACACCTTGCAGATTGTGCGGCAGGCCAAAGTGGGCCTGACGGGGACCGGTATTGCATTGTCCAAAGATGGTAAGTGGTTGGCACTGAGTTCTTTTGTGCCCAATAGCATGGTCATCCTGAAAGCCGACACACTGGAGCCGGTGAAGTATCTTGCTCTGGAGGGCGAGGACCCGGATGGCAATTTCATCAAATCCGCCGGCGGTCCCATCATTGGCAGCCGCATCAATAACAAGTTTGCACTGACGCTGCGCCAAGCCGGGCAGATCTGGATTATTGATCCGGACAAGCCAGACATGCCGGTCACCAAACTGGCCAAGGTGGGCCGCATGTTGCATGACACTTTCCTGACGCCTGATGGTCGCTACTCCATGGTGGCTTCCTACGATGACAACAAATATGTGGCGATCGACTTGAAGGACGACAAGGTGGTGCGTGATATTCCAGCTGGCTGCCAACCGCATGCAGGCTCGGGGGCGGTTACCGAAGTGAATGGTCGCATGCTGGCTTTCGGTACCAATATGGGCAGCTGCAAGCTGGGTTCGGTTGTTACGGCCTGGGATACCAAGGACTTTTCCGTGGTGAAACAAATCCCGGTAGCCGGGGCCACCGAATCGCCTGCCGCACATCCCAATGCACCGTATGTGGCGGTGGACATTATTGACAAGGACAAGCGCGCTTCCTGGATTCAGTTAATCGACAAAAACACCTTGTCGGTGGCGAAAACCCTGGATGTGGGCGGCCATGCCTTCTTCCCTAACTACAACCGCACAGGAGATTACTTGTACGTCAGCTCGGGTTACTGGGGGGACCGTCTGAAAATCTACGACAGCCGTAGCCTGGAGCTGGTAGCCGAGCACAAGATGGAAAGCCCATCGGGTATTTTCTCTCGCGCTCGCACTCGCTGGCTCACCATCGGTCAGCCTGAAACCCAAAAATTCTAA
- a CDS encoding c-type cytochrome, with protein sequence MKQLFMGVALVGLLGSGAALAADKPAGLQGSHGQSQLSAQASSMLPLCASCHGLEGVSTEGMYPNLAGQKVEYLVKQLQQFKSRERNDPIMSPMAEPLSPEMVNELAAYFASLK encoded by the coding sequence ATGAAACAGCTTTTTATGGGTGTGGCTCTGGTTGGTCTTTTAGGCTCAGGTGCAGCGTTGGCGGCGGATAAACCCGCCGGTTTACAAGGTTCGCATGGGCAGTCACAACTGTCGGCCCAGGCGTCATCCATGTTGCCTTTATGTGCCTCTTGTCATGGTCTGGAAGGTGTCAGTACGGAAGGCATGTACCCCAACTTGGCGGGGCAGAAGGTGGAGTATCTGGTCAAGCAGCTGCAGCAGTTCAAATCCCGAGAGCGTAACGATCCCATCATGAGCCCGATGGCTGAACCGCTCAGCCCGGAAATGGTGAATGAACTGGCTGCCTACTTTGCCAGCTTGAAGTAA
- a CDS encoding siderophore-interacting protein gives MQSEQLTQKVAHTLKLRLLTVKKRRELGPDMVRITLEGSDLDGFYTPGFDDHVKLIFPDPATKELRLPQMGDRGMVFAAGQEKPPIRDYTPRLFREQELEMDIDFVVHGEGPACQWAMQAKEGDKLGVAGPRGSFLVSKDLDWQILIGDETAVPAMARRVNELPANVKVQVYVLARNLLTVGAMEAPDHVTVNWIPSLAGLNGILDALRAAPELSGIGHVWVAAEYAIAQSLREYWVQERGLDKGAIRASSYWRQGDQGEDAPRLD, from the coding sequence ATGCAGTCCGAACAATTAACGCAGAAAGTGGCTCATACTCTGAAGTTGCGTTTGCTGACCGTGAAAAAGCGGCGCGAATTGGGTCCTGATATGGTGCGCATCACCCTGGAAGGCTCGGATCTGGACGGTTTTTATACCCCCGGCTTTGATGATCACGTCAAGCTGATTTTCCCCGACCCGGCCACCAAAGAGTTGCGTCTGCCCCAAATGGGCGATCGTGGCATGGTCTTTGCTGCCGGACAGGAAAAGCCCCCCATCCGTGATTACACGCCTCGCCTGTTCCGTGAACAGGAACTTGAGATGGATATTGATTTTGTGGTCCATGGTGAAGGTCCTGCATGCCAATGGGCCATGCAAGCCAAAGAGGGTGACAAGCTGGGCGTGGCCGGTCCACGCGGCTCCTTTCTGGTCAGCAAGGATCTGGATTGGCAAATCCTGATTGGCGACGAAACCGCTGTGCCTGCCATGGCGCGACGAGTGAATGAACTACCGGCCAACGTGAAGGTGCAGGTTTACGTGCTGGCACGTAATCTGCTGACCGTGGGTGCGATGGAAGCGCCGGACCATGTCACGGTGAACTGGATTCCTTCGCTGGCCGGTCTGAATGGCATTTTGGATGCCCTGCGTGCTGCGCCCGAGCTGAGCGGCATCGGCCATGTATGGGTCGCCGCAGAATATGCCATCGCTCAAAGCCTGCGCGAATACTGGGTCCAAGAACGCGGTCTGGACAAAGGTGCGATTCGGGCCAGTAGCTACTGGCGTCAAGGTGACCAGGGCGAGGATGCCCCACGTCTGGACTAA
- the rlmB gene encoding 23S rRNA (guanosine(2251)-2'-O)-methyltransferase RlmB, which translates to MPQQVLAGFHAVIARVRFSAASVREVYVDQTRRDKRMLAFIEQVEQAGLKVMAVPVERLDGLAKGTRHQGVVALALEQELAVDVNELLDDLEEAGQVPFLLILDGVTDPHNLGACLRSANAAGAHAVIAPRDRAVGLNATVSRVACGAAESTPYITVTNLARTMRMLRERDVWLVGTSDQATHTFHQVDARRPMAWVMGAEGEGMRRLTRETCDELVSIPMMGAVESLNVSVASAVCLYETLRQRSQA; encoded by the coding sequence ATGCCTCAGCAGGTTTTGGCCGGTTTCCATGCCGTTATTGCCCGAGTTCGTTTCAGCGCCGCTTCGGTGCGCGAGGTCTATGTGGATCAGACCCGGCGCGACAAACGGATGCTGGCCTTTATCGAACAGGTAGAGCAGGCAGGCTTGAAAGTCATGGCCGTGCCGGTCGAGCGTCTGGATGGTCTGGCCAAAGGCACACGTCACCAGGGTGTGGTGGCATTGGCTCTGGAGCAAGAGCTGGCCGTTGATGTCAACGAATTGCTGGATGATCTGGAAGAGGCCGGTCAGGTTCCTTTTTTGCTGATTCTGGACGGGGTCACAGACCCTCATAACCTGGGTGCCTGCCTGCGTAGTGCCAACGCAGCCGGCGCGCATGCCGTGATTGCGCCTCGTGATCGTGCCGTGGGTCTGAACGCGACGGTCTCGCGCGTGGCTTGCGGTGCAGCCGAATCGACCCCTTACATTACGGTGACGAACTTGGCCCGTACCATGCGCATGCTGCGTGAGCGCGATGTCTGGCTAGTCGGTACCAGTGATCAAGCCACCCACACATTCCACCAGGTGGATGCCCGCCGCCCCATGGCCTGGGTGATGGGCGCCGAGGGCGAGGGCATGCGCCGTCTCACCCGTGAAACCTGCGACGAGCTGGTTTCCATTCCCATGATGGGTGCGGTAGAAAGCTTGAACGTCAGTGTCGCCAGTGCGGTTTGTCTGTACGAAACCTTGCGTCAACGTAGCCAGGCCTAA
- a CDS encoding cystathionine gamma-synthase family protein, whose product MEENGFITSTLHSDRRLGTQYGAIHQPLHPSTEFGFQDARELAAVFQGKSGFTYSRQGTPTTAALEAKITRMEKGVGSVSFATGMAALTATLFTLLRQGDHLIASKYLFGNTNSLLGTLRDLGVQTTLVDATDVAQVQAARQPNTRMVFLETIANPGTQVADLKGVGQWCQDEGLLYVVDATLSSPYLSPGREFKASLVVNSLSKHIGGHGNALGGMVTDTGLFDWTTYPNIAQVYRNGNTQNWGLVQIRKKGLRDMGGTLSSDVAHRLAVGSETLPLRMERICSNALALARHLKAHPKVKHVQYPGLEDHPQHERTAQLFGNRFGGLMSVVLEEGIEIFDFLNRLKVFVLATHLGDNRSLVLPVAHTIYYEMGPEQRALMGISDNQLRISVGIEEIIDLTSDFDQALAQS is encoded by the coding sequence ATGGAAGAAAACGGCTTTATTACCTCTACCTTGCACTCTGACCGTCGTTTGGGTACGCAGTATGGCGCTATTCATCAGCCATTGCACCCATCGACCGAGTTCGGTTTTCAGGATGCGCGTGAGCTGGCCGCAGTCTTTCAGGGCAAATCCGGCTTTACCTATTCTCGTCAGGGCACACCCACCACGGCGGCGTTGGAAGCCAAGATTACGCGTATGGAAAAAGGGGTGGGCAGCGTCAGCTTTGCAACCGGTATGGCCGCGTTGACCGCGACCCTGTTTACCTTGCTGCGCCAGGGGGATCACCTGATTGCCAGCAAATATCTGTTCGGTAACACCAACAGTCTGTTGGGCACCTTGCGCGACCTGGGTGTTCAAACCACGCTGGTAGACGCAACCGATGTGGCCCAGGTGCAAGCCGCGCGTCAGCCCAATACTCGCATGGTGTTTCTTGAAACCATTGCTAATCCGGGCACACAGGTGGCTGATTTGAAAGGGGTGGGGCAATGGTGTCAGGACGAGGGCTTGTTGTATGTGGTCGATGCCACTTTGTCCTCGCCTTACCTGTCGCCCGGCCGCGAGTTCAAAGCCTCTTTGGTGGTCAACTCGCTGTCCAAGCACATTGGTGGCCACGGTAATGCTCTGGGTGGCATGGTGACAGATACAGGTCTGTTTGACTGGACGACCTATCCTAATATTGCCCAGGTATACCGCAATGGCAATACGCAGAACTGGGGCCTGGTACAGATTCGTAAGAAGGGCTTGCGCGATATGGGCGGCACCTTGTCGTCCGATGTGGCCCACCGTTTGGCTGTAGGCTCGGAAACCTTGCCGTTGCGTATGGAGCGCATCTGTTCCAATGCGCTGGCTTTGGCGCGCCATTTGAAGGCTCACCCCAAGGTGAAGCACGTGCAGTATCCGGGTCTGGAGGATCACCCCCAACACGAGCGTACGGCTCAGTTGTTCGGCAATCGCTTCGGCGGCCTGATGAGTGTCGTGCTGGAAGAGGGCATCGAAATTTTCGACTTCCTGAATCGTCTGAAAGTCTTTGTTCTGGCTACGCACCTGGGTGACAACCGCAGTCTGGTGCTGCCCGTTGCCCATACCATCTACTACGAGATGGGGCCCGAGCAGCGTGCCCTGATGGGTATTTCCGACAATCAGTTGCGTATCTCTGTGGGTATCGAAGAGATCATTGATCTGACGTCCGACTTTGATCAGGCACTGGCCCAGTCTTAA
- a CDS encoding heavy-metal-associated domain-containing protein — protein MQVGMLKLAGLRHPECADKVAIALAAIDGVQAADASFENAKASVRFDETQVSLEDLHAAVEQAGYQIAKPVHGEDGACCGGCGG, from the coding sequence ATGCAAGTTGGAATGCTGAAACTGGCGGGTCTGCGACATCCTGAATGTGCCGATAAAGTAGCCATTGCCTTGGCGGCTATCGATGGCGTGCAAGCGGCAGATGCCTCATTCGAAAATGCAAAGGCATCGGTCCGTTTTGATGAAACCCAGGTCTCGCTGGAAGACCTCCATGCTGCCGTTGAGCAGGCAGGCTATCAAATCGCCAAACCTGTGCATGGTGAAGATGGTGCTTGTTGCGGTGGTTGTGGCGGTTAA
- a CDS encoding PadR family transcriptional regulator yields the protein MKFNTVDVERMLLDMGQGRKYSARAMQLMLMVLLKEGSTHGYQLIRRFAQLSQNSYVPSAGAVYPALAYCATQGWVLIEEEGRRKMYSLTKEGQAYLQEQKEKCDYLMQSLTYRGRKLVWIRQMLAEHNSDEDLKAAQEQTGWLPEFVQVRHSLKQAMFEQSTASLARQAEVVAILEKAIAEIRNLPKESEKCSPNN from the coding sequence ATGAAATTCAATACAGTGGATGTCGAGCGCATGCTGCTGGATATGGGCCAGGGCCGAAAGTACTCCGCTCGGGCCATGCAGCTCATGCTGATGGTTCTGCTCAAAGAGGGCAGTACTCACGGTTATCAGTTGATTCGCCGCTTTGCGCAGCTTAGCCAGAACAGCTATGTGCCCAGCGCGGGCGCGGTGTATCCCGCCCTGGCGTATTGCGCCACGCAAGGCTGGGTGCTGATCGAAGAAGAAGGTCGTCGCAAGATGTACAGCCTGACCAAGGAAGGTCAAGCGTATTTGCAAGAGCAAAAGGAAAAGTGCGATTACCTGATGCAGTCCCTGACCTATCGCGGGCGCAAGCTGGTGTGGATACGGCAGATGCTGGCCGAACACAATAGCGACGAGGATTTGAAGGCCGCGCAGGAGCAAACGGGCTGGTTGCCGGAATTTGTCCAGGTACGCCACAGCCTGAAGCAGGCCATGTTTGAACAATCGACCGCCAGTCTGGCGCGACAGGCGGAGGTGGTGGCCATTCTGGAAAAAGCCATCGCCGAAATACGGAACTTGCCCAAGGAGTCTGAAAAATGCAGTCCGAACAATTAA